The Amycolatopsis japonica nucleotide sequence AGCCGTTGCGGGGTGAGCCTCGATGAGCGACCTGCTCGCCGACATCGAGACGCTCGTGCGCTGCGAGTCGCCGTCGTCGGATCACGAGGCGGTGGCCCGCAGTGCCGAGGTGGTGGCCGAGGTCGGCCTGAGACTGCTCGGTGCGGAGCCCGAGCGGATCGTCGTGGACGGGGTCACCCATCTCCGGTGGCGATTCGGCGACGGCCCGCCCCGGGTGCTGCTGCTCGGTCACCACGACACGGTGTGGCCCCACGGTTCGCTGGAGACGCATCCGTTCTCGGTGCGGGACGGGGTGCTGCGCGGCCCCGGTTGCTTCGACATGAAGGCGGGCGTCGTGATGGCGCTGCACGCCGCGGCGACCGTGCCCGACCGCGACGGACTGTCCATTCTGGTCACCGGTGACGAGGAGATCGGTTCACCGTCGTCACGCGCGCTGATCGAGGAGACCGCGGCGGGCTGTGACGCGGCGTTCGTGCTGGAGGCTTCGGCCGACGGTGGTGCGCTGAAATGCCGCCGCAAAGGCGTTTCCCACTACCGGGTCGAGGTCGTCGGCCGCGCCGCGCACGCCGGGCTCGAACCGGAGAAGGGCGTCAACGCGGGAATCGAGATCTCCCACCAGATCC carries:
- a CDS encoding M20 family metallopeptidase, with translation MSDLLADIETLVRCESPSSDHEAVARSAEVVAEVGLRLLGAEPERIVVDGVTHLRWRFGDGPPRVLLLGHHDTVWPHGSLETHPFSVRDGVLRGPGCFDMKAGVVMALHAAATVPDRDGLSILVTGDEEIGSPSSRALIEETAAGCDAAFVLEASADGGALKCRRKGVSHYRVEVVGRAAHAGLEPEKGVNAGIEISHQILAVAALADPMAGTSVTPTVVSAGTTVNTVPAAASVAVDVRVWDEAEQLRVDRAMRALPPVLEGAEVRVTGGINRPPLEAGSSAGLFALAQDLAGELGLGELTSASVGGASDGNYTAGIGIPTLDGLGAVGGGAHADHEHVVVAELPRRTALLAALVENVLAKRDPSGATNRAGESGTARR